One uncultured Carboxylicivirga sp. genomic window, TTTGAATATATCAGGAAATTATAAAAATAGTACAATTTAGGATTCATAATCCTGAGGTCGGCGGTTCAAGCCCGCCTCTCGGTACTTAAAAATCAAAGCCTTACAGATTTATTTCTGTGAGGCTTTTTTATGTCTCCGCAATTAGTCTTTTTAGGCGTATTTAAGTGTAATAACAATAAAGGTAAAAAATTGAAATGCCTTAATGGTTTAGTCGAATTTAATAGGAAAAACTGGGCAGATAATCTTAAAGCAATCTTCAATAATTGAATCTTATTAAGCATAATATTGTGATAGAATTACTATTTTAGAGCATTAAATACTTAAATTATGCACAATTTCTTAAAAGTGTTACTCACTCTGTTGCTATTTCCGTCATTACTAAATGCTCAAAGTGAAGGAAATTATTCTTTTAAATACAAAAAGGGGTTATATTATTTAGTAAATCCTAAAGGTAAGAAGGTAAAATGTGAACCTTTTACATTTGCCAGCAAGTTTAGTGAAGGCCTGGCTTTAGTAGAAAGAGACTTGAAGTTTGGTTATGTCGACTCAACAGGAACCATTGTGATTGATTATCAGTTTTATGATGCGGGCCCATTTACTGAAGGGATTGCATATGCATCAAAGAATGGTAAGTATGGTTATATCAATAAATCGGGGCAATTTATAATAAAACCACAATTTGATTTAGCATACCCGTTTAAACAAGAGCTTGGTGTTGTAAAACAAATGAATCCAGATACGACAATTTATGGTAGTTCTAAAATGATCTACACATACATTAATAAAGAAGGCAAACTTATTGGTAATGAATTCTATTCTACAATCTATAAAAAGTATGACTATTTTGTTGCCACTAAAGGTGATTCAATATTTCATATTAATAAAAGAGGAACAAGAATTCTGTATGAACCAGAATCTCTTATGGATGAAGGTACTACTTTTTTTATTGTTGATGAGATGCCTGAATTCCCTGGAGGTGAACTTATTTTAAGGAGTTATATAGCTAAAAAAGTCCATTTCCCTTTATCAGCCCAAGAAAGAACAATTTCGTCGAGAGTGTATGTTTCATTTATTGTCGATTATAACGGAGATGTTGTTGATGTTG contains:
- a CDS encoding WG repeat-containing protein, with product MHNFLKVLLTLLLFPSLLNAQSEGNYSFKYKKGLYYLVNPKGKKVKCEPFTFASKFSEGLALVERDLKFGYVDSTGTIVIDYQFYDAGPFTEGIAYASKNGKYGYINKSGQFIIKPQFDLAYPFKQELGVVKQMNPDTTIYGSSKMIYTYINKEGKLIGNEFYSTIYKKYDYFVATKGDSIFHINKRGTRILYEPESLMDEGTTFFIVDEMPEFPGGELILRSYIAKKVHFPLSAQERTISSRVYVSFIVDYNGDVVDVVPAMPGPPILLQETIRVVESLPRWKPGKQGDRPVKVSYTIPMNYDFR